From Acidimicrobiales bacterium:
TCGAGCCTTCGGGCGAGGAGCTGGCCGCCGCCGAGCTGGCGCTCGCCGGCGAACGAGCCGACCTCGAAGAGACCCTCGGCGACACCATGGGCCTGGTCTCCCGGGACGGGGCGGCGGCCGATGCCCGCGGTCAGCTTCGGACCATCCGCCACGGGCTCGACCGCGACCGGACGGAGCAGGGCCGGCTCGAGTCCCGCCTGGCTGCCATCGGGCACCGGTCTCACGGCCTGGAGGCCGATCGAGGCCGGCTCGGAGCCGAGATCGAGGCCGCCCGGAGAGCGGCGCCGTCGCTGGTCGCGGCGGCCGAGGACGCCGCCAAGCGGCGGGCGTCCGCCGAGTCCGAAGCCGAGCGGGCAGAGGCTGGTCTGCGCCGCGCCGACCAGGATCACCACTCGTGGCAGGCGCGGGCCGAGGCCTTGGCCCTTGCCCTTCATGAGGCGCGGGCCCGAGCAGGCGCCGAGCGCCTCTCGGAGGTCCCGGGGGTCGTGGGCACGCTGCTGGAGCTGGTGGCGGTGGACCCCGGGTGGGAGCGCGCGTTCGAGGCGGCGGCGGGCGAGGCGGTGGCCGCCGTGGTCATGGCCGGCCCCGGCGAGGCGCGTGCCGCCCTGGCCCATCTGCGCCGAGCAGGGAAGCCGGGTGCCGTGCTGGCCCCCGGCGCTGGGGGCTACCGACGCGTCGGCGACCCCACCGATCTCGCGGAGGTCGATCTGGTCCGGGCCCACGTCCGCTCCGCCGTCAACGGGGTCGAGCACCTTCTGGACGTCCTTCTGGCCGGCGCCGTCGTGGCGCCCGGGGGTTGGGAAGCGGCGGTGGACCTGGCGCTGCGCCGACCCGAGCTGATCGTGGTCACGGCCGAGGGCGACCGGTTCGGTGCGTCCGGGTGGCGGATCGGTGGTGGCGGGCCGACCGCCACGGGCGCCGCGCTCGACGAGGCACGGGCGCAAGCGGCGACGTTCGCCCGAGCGGTCACCGACGCCACCGAGGAGCTGCAGGCCGCTCGGGCCGAGTTGGCCGCGGCTCGGACCGCCGAGGCGGAGCTGGCCCGAGAGGTCGAGCGAGCCGACGCCCGGTCCGCGGGCACCAGCGAGGCGCTCACCCGGGTCGAGTCCGAGCTCGGGGTGCTCGCCCAGGATGCCCACCACGCCCGGGACCACGAGCAGGAGCTGACCCGGCGTATCGAGCACGACACGTCCCTGGCTGCCTCGCTCGAGCAGCGCCTGCCGTCGCTCGAGGCGGACGAGGCAGAGGTCGCCCAGCGAGTGGCCGTGGCACGGGAGGCCAAGGCACAGATGGACGAGCGAGTCGCTGCCGTGGCCCAGCTCCGTACCGGCCTCGAGGTGCGGACGGCGAGCCTCGACGAACGGCGCTCCCTCCTCGCCGGACGGCTGGGCGACATCGAGCAGCGGCTCGAGCGCGACCGGACGGAAGCGGACCAGGCGTCGGACCGCCGCCGGCAGATGGAGGCGGCCGCCATCGCCATCGATCGGCTGAGCGCAATGGTGGCGGGGCACGTGGCCACGCTCGAAGACCAGGCCGCGACCCTCGATGAGCAGCGTCGCCAGATGGCCGCCGCCCTACACGACCGAGCCGCCCGTCTCGACCGCCTCCGGGGCGAGCGTCAGCAGGCCGAGCGTCGCCTGGCTGAGATCCGGGAGCGGGCCCAGCGGGCGGAGATCGAGGACGCCGAGATCCGGCTCCGGCAGGAGGCGGCCGTCGAGTCCGTGCGCCGAGAGCTCGATCACGAGCCGGAGGCCGCCAAGGCCGCACCCCGCCCCGAGCCGGCCAGCGGGGTCACCATCGCCCAGCGAGGCAGGGAGCTCGAGCGTGAGCTGCGGCTGATGGGCCCGGTCAACCCGCTGGCCATCGAGGAGCTCACCTCGCTGCGCGAGCGCCACGAGTTCCTCGAGTCCCAGCTGGAGGATGTTCGGGGGGCCCGGCGGGATCTGGCCAAGGTCATCCGGGCCATCGACGGCGAGATCGTCCAGGTCTTCGCGGCCGCCTTCGCCGACGTGTCGAAGCACTTCTCCGCCTTGTTCTCGACCCTCTTCTCGGGCGGCGTGGGCGGGCTGCGCCTCACCGACCCCGACAACCTCCTGGAGACTGGCATCGAGGTCGAGGCCAAGCCGGCGGGCAAGAACGTGAAGAAGCTGTCGCTCCTCTCGGGCGGCGAGCGTTCCCTGGTGGCCATCGCCTTCCTGTTCTCGGTGTTCCGCAGCCGTCCGTCACCCTTCTATCTGCTCGACGAGGTCGAGGCCGCCCTCGACGATGTGAACCTCCGGCGCTTCCTCGACCTGATCGACGAGTTCCGCGACGAGGCGCAGCTCATAGTCGTGACCCACCAGAAGCGGACGATGGAAGCGGCCGACTGGCTGTACGGGGTCACGCTCCAGCCCGGCGGGTCCTCCAAGATCGTGAGCGAACGGGTCAGGGCCTCGGCCTAGGGGTCAAGCGAGCGGGGGCGGGCGGTAGGCTCTCGAAGCCATGACGATCTTGGTGATCGTGGCCGTCCTCGGGTTCCTCCTGCTCGTGTCGTTGGGTCTCGTGGCCGGCGTCACCCTGAGGCGACGCGGCGCGGGCGTCGAGCTCGAGCCTCCGCCGCGGCCGCCGGCGGAGGGCGCCGTGCCCTCGACGGAGGTCGCCGAGCCCGAGGTCGTCGAGGCGCCGGCCGAGGCCGAAGAGGTGCTCGGTCCTCCCGAGGTCGCCGCCCCGCCGCCGCTGCGCGAGCGGCTGGGCAAGGCCCGCAGTCTCCTGGCTGCCCGCGTCGGCTCGGTGCTCGCCCGCTCCGGCATCGACGAGGGGACATGGGAGGAGCTGGAGGAGGCGCTGATCCTGGCCGACGTCGGGGTGTCGACCACCACCTCACTGCTCGACGGGCTCCGCACGCGGGTCAAGGCCGGCGAGATCGCGGGCCCCGACGCGCTGCTCGAGGCGCTGAAGTCGGACCTCAAGGCAATCGTCGGACGAGGGGACCGGGAGCTCCATCAGGAGCCGGGGCAGACGAACCTCTGGCTGTTCGTCGGTGTGAACGGCGTAGGGAAGACGACCACGATCGGCAAGGTGGGCATGCGTGAAGCGGCCGAGGGGCGGTCGGTGGTGATGGCGGCGGGCGACACGTTCAGGGCCGCCGCCACCGAGCAGCTGGCCCTGTGGGCGGTGCGCGTCGAGGCCGACCTGGTGAGGGGGTCGGAGGGGGGCGACCCCGGCTCGGTGCTGTTCGACGCCGTCCAACGGGCGGTAGCCCGGAGGGCCGATCTGGTGCTGGTCGACACCGCCGGGCGTCTGCACACCAAGGTCAATCTCATGGAGGAGCTCAAGAAGGTGCGGCGGGTGGCGGAGCGGTCTCCGGCCCACCTGGGCGAGGTGCTCCTGGTCCTCGACGCCACGACGGGACAGAACGGTCTGGTCCAGGCCCGCCAGTTCTCCGAGGCGGTCGGCGTCACCGGTGTGGTCCTGACCAAGCTCGACGGCACCGCCAAGGGCGGCATCGCCGTGGCCGTGGTCGCGGACCTCGGGCTGCCCATCAAGCTCGTGGGGCTCGGTGAGTCCCCTGCCGATCTCGTCCCCCTCGACCCCGACGAGTTCGTCGAGGCGCTGTTCGCCTGAGGAGCAGGCATGGAGCCCGCTGGCCGTTCCGGTAGCCTGGCTCGAGATGTTCGAGTCTCTCTCTGATCGCTTCGAAGGTATTTTCACCCGTCTGCGGGGCCGCGGCCGCCTGGGCGAGGCCGAGGTCGACCAGGCCCTCGGCGAGATCCGGCTGGCCCTCCTCGAGGCGGACGTCAATCTCGCCGTCGTCCGGGGATTCGTCGCCCGGGTCCGGGAGCGCTGCGTCGGGGCCGAGCTGTCCAAGAGCCTCTCGCCGGCGCAGCAGGTCATCAAGATCGTCAACGAGGAGCTCGTGGGCATTCTCGGGGGCGAGCCCCTGCGCATCACCTACGCCTCCAAGCCTCCGACGGTCGTGCTCCTGGCCGGTCTCCAAGGCTCCGGGAAGACAACAGGCGCAGCCAAGCTGGCCCGGTGGTTCAAGCAGCAGGGTCGCCAGCCGCTCCTGGTCGGGGCCGACCTCCAGCGGCCCGCCGCCGTGGAGCAGCTCCGGGTGCTCGGGAGCCAGGCCGGGGTGACCGTGTTCAGCGAGCCGACCGACCCGGTCACCGTGGCCCGGCGGGCGCTGGACGAAGCCCAGCGGCGGGGTCGCGATGTGGTCATCGTCGACACGGCGGGGCGCCTCACGATCGACGAGGCCCTGATGGACGAGGTCCGCACGGTCTCCGACGTGCTCCATCCCAATTACACGTTCCTGGTCATCGACGCCATGACCGGCCAGGACGCCGTGGCCACCGCCGAGGCGTTCCACGCCACGCTGGAGCTGGACGGCGTGGTGCTCTCCAAGCTCGACGGCGACGCCCGTGGTGGCGCCGCCCTCTCGGTGAAGGAGGTCGTCGGCCGACCCATCGCCTTCGCCTCGACGGGTGAGAAGCTCGCCGACTTCGACACTTTCTATCCCGATCGCATGGCGAGCCGGATCCTCGGCATGGGCGACATGCTGACACTCATCGAGACGGCGGAGCAGCACTACGACGAGGAAACCGCCACCCGGGCTGCGGCGCGGCTCCAGGAGGGACAGTTCACCCTCGAGGACTTCCTCGAGCAGATGCAGCAGATCAAGAAGATGGGTCCCCTCACGGGTATCCTCGGCATGCTCCCCGGGCTGCCGAAGGACATCAAGAACGCCCCCATCGATGACGGGCAGCTGGCCCATGTCGAGGCCATCATCCGCTCCATGACGCCGGGCGAGCGAAGGGACCCGGCCATCGTCAACGGGTCGAGACGGCAGCGCATCGCCAACGGCAGTGGCTCGACCACCGCCGAGGTGAACGCGCTGCTCAAGCAGTTCAAGGAGATGCAGCGCATGATGAAGGGCATCGGAGGCGGGAAGGCCTCCGGCAAGCCGGGGAAGAAGGGCAAGCGGGGCCGTGTCACGCCGTCGCTAGCCGACCTCAGCTCGCTTCGCTAGCGAGCTCGGACAAACCAACGGCCGGCCCGGAAGGCAGGCCCAGAAAGGCAAGGATCGATTCGTGGCAGTGAAGCTTCGCCTCATGAGGATGGGCAAGAAGAAGCAGCCCACCTACCGCGTCGTGGCCGCTGACA
This genomic window contains:
- the smc gene encoding chromosome segregation protein SMC, which encodes MFLKALTLKGFKSFAESTTLELEPGVTVVVGPNGSGKSNVVDAVAWVLGAQGPRTVRSARMDDVIFAGSAKRPALGRAEVSLTIDNSSGLLPVESSEITLSRTLFRSGDSEYAINGVPCRLLDVQELLSDSGVGRQQHVIVSQGQLDAVLNARPEDRRLIVEEAAGVLKYRRRRERAERRLEATEGNLERLQDLLGEVRRQIRPLERQAEAARRHSGLADELLAVRLYLAGRELSNLDARLTASLETRTELDREQDGLKASLATLDTSVVAAESALTSGRGDDLADHLRRVESLRERALGMSAVLVERRRSIASAASALADQDVVAALEAEAARLRSELDQTETSARELEPSGEELAAAELALAGERADLEETLGDTMGLVSRDGAAADARGQLRTIRHGLDRDRTEQGRLESRLAAIGHRSHGLEADRGRLGAEIEAARRAAPSLVAAAEDAAKRRASAESEAERAEAGLRRADQDHHSWQARAEALALALHEARARAGAERLSEVPGVVGTLLELVAVDPGWERAFEAAAGEAVAAVVMAGPGEARAALAHLRRAGKPGAVLAPGAGGYRRVGDPTDLAEVDLVRAHVRSAVNGVEHLLDVLLAGAVVAPGGWEAAVDLALRRPELIVVTAEGDRFGASGWRIGGGGPTATGAALDEARAQAATFARAVTDATEELQAARAELAAARTAEAELAREVERADARSAGTSEALTRVESELGVLAQDAHHARDHEQELTRRIEHDTSLAASLEQRLPSLEADEAEVAQRVAVAREAKAQMDERVAAVAQLRTGLEVRTASLDERRSLLAGRLGDIEQRLERDRTEADQASDRRRQMEAAAIAIDRLSAMVAGHVATLEDQAATLDEQRRQMAAALHDRAARLDRLRGERQQAERRLAEIRERAQRAEIEDAEIRLRQEAAVESVRRELDHEPEAAKAAPRPEPASGVTIAQRGRELERELRLMGPVNPLAIEELTSLRERHEFLESQLEDVRGARRDLAKVIRAIDGEIVQVFAAAFADVSKHFSALFSTLFSGGVGGLRLTDPDNLLETGIEVEAKPAGKNVKKLSLLSGGERSLVAIAFLFSVFRSRPSPFYLLDEVEAALDDVNLRRFLDLIDEFRDEAQLIVVTHQKRTMEAADWLYGVTLQPGGSSKIVSERVRASA
- the ftsY gene encoding signal recognition particle-docking protein FtsY, with translation MTILVIVAVLGFLLLVSLGLVAGVTLRRRGAGVELEPPPRPPAEGAVPSTEVAEPEVVEAPAEAEEVLGPPEVAAPPPLRERLGKARSLLAARVGSVLARSGIDEGTWEELEEALILADVGVSTTTSLLDGLRTRVKAGEIAGPDALLEALKSDLKAIVGRGDRELHQEPGQTNLWLFVGVNGVGKTTTIGKVGMREAAEGRSVVMAAGDTFRAAATEQLALWAVRVEADLVRGSEGGDPGSVLFDAVQRAVARRADLVLVDTAGRLHTKVNLMEELKKVRRVAERSPAHLGEVLLVLDATTGQNGLVQARQFSEAVGVTGVVLTKLDGTAKGGIAVAVVADLGLPIKLVGLGESPADLVPLDPDEFVEALFA
- the ffh gene encoding signal recognition particle protein: MFESLSDRFEGIFTRLRGRGRLGEAEVDQALGEIRLALLEADVNLAVVRGFVARVRERCVGAELSKSLSPAQQVIKIVNEELVGILGGEPLRITYASKPPTVVLLAGLQGSGKTTGAAKLARWFKQQGRQPLLVGADLQRPAAVEQLRVLGSQAGVTVFSEPTDPVTVARRALDEAQRRGRDVVIVDTAGRLTIDEALMDEVRTVSDVLHPNYTFLVIDAMTGQDAVATAEAFHATLELDGVVLSKLDGDARGGAALSVKEVVGRPIAFASTGEKLADFDTFYPDRMASRILGMGDMLTLIETAEQHYDEETATRAAARLQEGQFTLEDFLEQMQQIKKMGPLTGILGMLPGLPKDIKNAPIDDGQLAHVEAIIRSMTPGERRDPAIVNGSRRQRIANGSGSTTAEVNALLKQFKEMQRMMKGIGGGKASGKPGKKGKRGRVTPSLADLSSLR